The genome window CAACCACCCAGTGTGAGGCTTGCGTGAGGGGGATGAAGATGAGGGCGATGAAAGCTGCCCCCATAGCAGACCCAGAGGAACCACGGTAGGAGGAGAGGGGCCGGTACCGGTACctgtttccagtgcagcaggaagAGAACGGCCCCAACGAGCTGCGTGACGAAGACGAGGCTCACGAGGACGAAGAACTGGAAAGCATCAGGATGAAGGCGTCAGAGATCagccccactccagctcttcctgccctcctctgcagccagccctgcctgtgccctggGACCGAGGGACACAGGGGGACAAGAAAGGGGCTTCTGCCCCTCACTGTTGGAGAGGGGAAAGCTTGGAAATGCCACAAGGGCCAACCCAGTGACCGTCATTGGGGGCTTTTCACATCCTTTGGGCTCTGCACAAGGTGGGGACTGGGGTGGGGGCTGCTTTGTCTTCCCCCACAGGGTGCTCAGGCaatggaacaggctgcccagggctgcaggcaccgacCCTGGAGGTGTCCACACACCCTcggtgccatgggttaggggtggccttggcagcgctggggtaagggttggaccgCATGAGCTGAAAGGGCTTCTCCAGCCCCATTGATGCCATGGTtctgggagggatggggcacccgGGGCTTCGATGGGGACGCCCCCATCCCCGCACCCCGCTCACCCCCAGCAGCAGCGCTCGGCTCCGGCGCAGGGCCCCccagcagcccaggaagccCAGCAGCGCCAGGGCCGTGCCCAcggccagcagcaggaaggcgCCGGCGCTCAGCACCCCGTTGGCAGCCACGATGTGCTGGAAGCCGGATGGGTCCACGGCCACCCAGAGCCCCAGGGCCACCAGGCTCGTCCCCCCGGCCTGCGGATGGGCCGCGGTTATGGGGTGCAGGGACCATCCCCAGGCACCCCATGGGGACCGGGGGTGCTGAGAGCTCCGCCGGGTCCCCATCACCgctggggtggaggggggggaCTCACAAACACCAGCGCGTTGAAGATGAGCATCAGGTACTTGACGCAGCTCAGGACGCCCATGGGGACACCGAGGGGGGGGCTTCACGGCAGCGTTGGTCCCTATGGACGGGAGAGCAGAGCCTGGACCCCCGAGCATCCCCTCCATCCCCGTGGCACCCCCAGCCCCCACCAGCACTCACCCTGCGGGGCCTCCAACCGGCACCGGGAAGGCTGGAAGCTCCCTGCCCAGGGGAGAAGCCCCCTCCGCGGCGGGGCCATCAATGATTGATGGGGAACAGGATCCGCCGTTGTGCGGCGGCCCCGGGTGTCCTTAACGGGGGTAATCAAAGCCCGGGCAGGGAAAGCCGAGCCGGGCCCCACAGGCGGGGGGGACCTCGGGCATCGATTACGGCTGCAGGGAAGCCCTCGGGGGAGCCCTGCTGCGGGCCCCCCCCGGCTCTGCCCCGTTCAACCGGGCTCCATCACCGACCCGCGGCGGCGCGCCGCCCCGCCAGTAGGGGGCAGCCGAGTGCGCGACCACAGAGACAAGGCCGCAGGCCGGGCTGGCGGGGCAGTTAGGGCGGCTTCTCCAATCGCAACGGGGGCGGGAGAGATAGACAGCGGCTGTGGCCAATCAGAAAGCGGCGTTTTGTTAAGGGGCGGGGCGTCAGCGCCGCGCGGGGCGGAAGCGGCGCCGGTCCCTCAGCGTCTCTTccggtgccgccgccgccgccgccctgcGCGGGATGTAGCGGCCGGTGAgtgcggcggggccggggctgccgtTATCGCTGTCGCTGTCGTAATCGCTGTCTGTCGTTATCGGTGTCGTAATCGCTGTCTGCCGTTATCGCTGTCGCGGTGCCGCCGGGCCGAGGCCCCGGTTCCCGGCCGGGCCGCGCCGTCTCCCCGCGGCCGCTCCTCACCTCTGCTCTCCCGCCCCGCAGCGCGGCGGCACAAGGACGCGGAGGACCCGGCCCGCACCgcccccgtcccgtccccccccccccatggcgTCCCGCAAGGCCTCCGCCGCCGGGCCGGGCACCGCGCTGGGCGCCGCCGGCCGCGACAGAGCGCACCTGGAGCTGGCGGAGCTGGGGCcgctgctggaggagaagggggagcagggagccgcCGGCCCGGCCGCTGTAAGCACCGCCCTGACGGGGCCCCCGTCCCCGGACACCCGCGTGTGGCTGCGCGGGGCTGGCCCCGGGGCGGCTCccggggtgcgggggggggggtgaggtgAGGACGCGGCGCTGCTGCTCGCGGTGCTCTCGGTCCCCGTGGCCCCGAGGGCTGGGAATCGGCGTCCCCAGCCCGTGAACGGGGGAGCCGGGGTGGGCAGAGCCCCGGGGGCTGCGCGGGGGGCTCCGGGATGGGCTCCGGGATGGGTTTCCTGGGTgtaaatcccccccccccccggtaaCCGCGCCTTTCCGCAAGGATAAACCCGGGATTGCTCCACCCGCGCTGGGTGAGTGCTGGTGGCCGGCGGGTCCTGCCTGTCCCCGGGGGGAGATGGGGCCCTGGGTGCGCGCAGGAGGGACCCCTCGCTCTCCACTCCTCCCATGGCCTGCGGTGATTTCCCCTCCAGGCTGAAGACCCGCCGTGCCCAGCGGCccgtgaggaagaggaggaggtggtcCGTGTGCTGACGCTGCCCCTGCAGGCTCACCATGCCATGGAGAAGATGGAGGAGTTTGTGTACAAGGTACAGGAGTCCTCATTCTGGGGGTGTTAAAGAGGCCCTCGTGCCCTAAACCCCAGGCTGAAGATGCCGGCCAGGGGCTGGGATGCGCCGCTGAGGGTGGGTGCTcggctctgctccctgcagcatctcctgggaATGGTGTGGGAAGGGGATGCTGCGGGTCGTGCCCAGCCGCGGAGGACAAGCAGCGACCTGGGAGCAGTCCTGGTGTCTCTGTGGCCCTCTAAGTGGGACCGGTTACTGGTCGCACTGTGGGTGCCTGTGCTTGCGGTCACCCTCTAACTGGGCCCCGTTACTGGTCGCACTGGGTGCCTGTGCTTGCGGTCACCCTCTAACTGGGCCCCATTACTGGTTGCACTGGGTGCCTGTGCTTGCGGTCACCCTCTAACTGGGCCCCGTTACTGGTCGCACTGGGTGCCTGTGCTTGCGGTCACCCTCTAACTGGGCCCCGTTACTGGTTGCACTGGGTGCCTGTGCTTGCGGTCACCCTCTAACTGGGACCCGTTACTGGTCGCACTGGGTGCCTGTGCTTGCGGTCACCCTCTAACTGGGCCCCGTTACTGGTCACACTGGGTGCCTGTGCTTGCGGTCACCCTCTAACTGGGCCCCGTTACTGGTCACACTGGGTGCCTGTGCTTGCGGTCACTGCTGCTTGGTGAGCAGCATCATGAGCTGAGGGCCAGCCTGGTCCTGTTGCCATCTCTCCAGTCTGGACTGGGAGTTCCCCGTGCAGGGAACAGCGGCTGTGGAAGGGGTAAATCTAAGGCTGCAAATCCCGGGACGGGGCTGGTTTAAGGTTGTAAAACCCAAACCTCCTCCCCCCGAGGAGCATCCCAGGGCATTTTCAGCCCTTCCTGGGCTTGTTCCATGCGGGCCTTTGGGCGCCGGGGCTGCGGGTGGGTGCGAACCTCGGGCTGGCCGCAGCTCCAgggcccagcagcatcttcgTGTCGTGGTGCAGGTGTGGGAAGGGCGCTGGCGGGTGATCCCCTACGACGTGCTCCCCGACTGGCTGAAGGACAACGATTACCTCCTGCACGGGCACCGCCCGCCCATGCCCAGCTTCCGCGCCTGCTTCAAGAGCATCTTCCGGATACACACCGAGACGGGCAACATCTGGACACATCTGCTAGGTGCTGGGGCCTCGGGGGTGGAGAGCAGGCACTGCCTTGCAAGGGGACCCCAGGGCTGGGCTCCGGCGCTGCTGGTGGCTTTGCCGCTGTTCCCGTAAGAGTGGGATGGAGAAACGTGCCCCGGGGAAAGCAGGAAAACCGCGGGCGAGCTTCCCTCTGCAACGGTGCTGTGTTCCCTGCAGGTTTTGTGTTGTTCCTGTGCTTGGGAATCCTGACCATGCTGCGGCCCAACATGTATTTCATGGCTCCTCTCCAGGAGAAGGTGGTGTTTGGGATGTTCTTCCTGGGAGCGGTGCTGTGCCTCAGCTTCTCTTGGCTCTTCCACACTGTCTACTGTCACTCGGAGAAGGTCTCGCGGACCTTTTCAAAGTGAGTCAGCACAAGGGCTTGTGTGGCCTCACGAGAGGCTTTGGGATCCAGCAGCACTTCCTCTTGGGAAGCGCTGCCTTTTATCCCTGGGGAGAGTTCACTGAATCCAGAGTGAACCACAGCTGGGTGCCAGGGTCTCTGCCCTGTGCAGGAGCGCTTTAAGTCAAAGAACtacagaaaggtttgggttgaagggaccttaaagctcctccagctccaactcctgccatgggcagggaccccttccactggagcagcttgctccaagcccctgtgtccaacctggccttgagcactgccagggatggggcagccacagcttctctgggcaccctgtgccagcgcctcagcaccctcacagggaacagcttctgcctaagagctcagctcagtctcccctcgggcaggttcaagccattccccttggcctgtccctacaggcccttgtcccaagcccctctccaggttccctgcagcccgtTTAGGCACTGGacctgctctcaggtctccccttcaggagccttctcttctccaggctgccccagcccagctctctcagcctggctccagagcagagctgctccagccctctggagCTGGCCCCCAGGACCCGCAGCCTTTTTGCCCCTTGTAGCAGCAAACTGAGGGCTCTGGGGCtctctgggcactgctgggaTGTGCCAGTTCGGTGCTTTCCAGCTGACTGGATGCTTCTGAATCTCTGGTTTGGGTCCAGTCTGGACTGAAAGCAAATGGAGAGGAACAAACCGAAGGGGTTCCCGGCAGTGGCTGGGCAGTGGCCAGAGCCTCCCCCCGGGGACCCTCGGGGCTGTTCTTGGAATTGAGCTCCCAGCAGCCCTTGTgcacaggcagagccaggcCTCAGATGAGACCTTGCTCACACAAACCTGTCCAAGGCAGTTACTTGGGTGCTGTTTGCTGGGCGATGATCCTGTGGGATCATGGCTCCAGAACTCACTGTGCAGCAGGAACATCCTTGTGTATTGGGGGCACCCCACCACGGTGCAGGGGGTGACACAAATGGCTCTTGGGTTGATTGAAAGTACTTTGCCATGGAGTCAGATCCATGTGTGAGGACTTGTGCCACCTCCTCCTTTCCCCGGACACTCAGCACGGGGCTGCAGTGACTCACTTTGGGTACCGATGCTGTTACCGAGAGCACACAAGGagggtgggtttgggggctcCCCTGTGACTCCCTTGTCATTGCACCCCGCCTGCAGGTTGGATTATTCAGGAATTGCACTGCTGATCATGGGAAGCTTCGTCCCATGGCTCTACTACTCGTTCTACTGCTCCCCGCAGCCAAGACTCATCTACCTCTCCATCGTCTGCGTCTTGGGCATCTCTGCCATCATCGTTGCGCAGTGGGACCGCTTCGCCACCCCCAAGCACAGGCAGACCAGAGCAGGtaggggctgccccatcctcccgctgcagccccagccccgggAGGGCTTTGGGAAGATCCCACCATGGGGGGTGGCTCTTCCCTGTGGGCAGAGCTCTTGGCACCAATGCCTCTGGCACAGCCTCTCCTCAAGGGGAGGGCTGTGGCTGCCACGTTCCTTGTGCTTGTGAGGCTTTGGTGTGAGCCGAAGGGCTGGCACCTCCGGGCAGCGCCGTGCTCTGCGAGGTGCTCATCTCCTCCTCTCCACCGCAGGCGTGttcctggggctggggctgagcgGGGTGGTGCCCACCATGCACTTCACCATCGCCGAGGGCTTCGTCAAAGCCACCACCGTGGGCCAGATGGGCTGGTTCTTCCTCATGGCCGTGATGTACATCACAGGCGCGGGGCTCTACGCCGCCCGCATCCCCGAGCGCTTCTTCCCGGGCAAGTTCGACATCTGGGTGAGTGGTGGGGACGAGGCGGTCAGTGGGGTGAAGGGTGGGGAGCTGGGGGTGTCCTGGTGCTCCTTTGGGTCTGCTCTAAAGGGCTTTgtcgctccccccccccccagtttcaATCACATCAGATCTTCCACGTGCTCGTGGTGGCCGCAGCCTTTGTCCACTTCTACGGCGTTTCCAACCTGCAGGAGTTTCGCTACGGACTCGAAGGGGGGTGCACAGACGACTCTCTGCTCTGAGAGCGCCTGGTTTTAGTCCAAGCTTCCCAAGTGCTTTTTAAACTCTTTTGTCTTTgctaaaaaaaatcaaaggaagaCTCCAAACCGTGCGGGGTTCTtggtatgggggggggggagggggtttTTAAAGCTAAATAACGAATTCCTTAGCAAAGTTGACCAAATCCTCACccccctttcccctgcaccGCCGGGGCACTGGCAGCCAGCCCAGGGTGAGCTGCACCGGGGTCCCCCGAGCCCCCCTCGCATGCAACCCCAGTGTGTGCTGCAGCCCCGGGCACGGGCACAGCCCCGGTCTGACTTGTCCTTTATCTGTTCTGTTCGTTCTTGACACAGTAATGTACCAGAGGAGAgactatttaatatttaatactaTGCTTTAAGAAGCCTTTGCTGGCACCGCACTGCCCTCGGCCCCCTTGctggctgtggcagggagggcagggcAGTGGGGCAGGGCAATGTAGAGCTGCTGTAGCTGATTGAAATAAACAGGTCAATAGTTCAGTGTTGTGCTGCTGGCGTCGGGCTCTgcgttttttttggggggggcgGTTCTGGGATGAGCACCAGGAATGTCCATGTGGGGCCGGGGCAGAGTCCAGCCCCAACGGCTGAACTCAACAACACAGGAAACTCCTGGGTGTTGCAGCGATGAGAGGGCAGGAAACAGCCCTTCCTGTGGGCACTGGgccctgggctgctgctgggaccGGCAGCGTGAGCAcggggcagggaggggatcctgcccctctgctgtgctctggagacaccccccctgcagccctgatccagccctggggcagcagcacaggagggacatggagctgctggagcgagggcagaggaggccatggggatgctgcgagggctggagcagctctgctctggagccaggctgagagagctgggctggggcagcctggagaagagaaggctcctgaaggggagacctgagagcagctccagtgcctgaaggggctgcagggaacctggagaggggcttgggacaagggcctgtagggacaggccaaggggaatggctttaatggGACTCCTGGGATCAGAAAGGATGCTGTGGGTGGGGGATGAAGGAGACCCAAAATCGGAGGCTTCTTGTCACGCAGAAGCCCATGTGAGGGACTGGCCACTGCACATCCTCATGGGAGAGCTGAGGGTAAGAGCCGTTTGCCTACAGTTCCCCTCCAGTGCAGCCCTAAGACAGCTCCATGGCATGAGAGCAGGAGCTGCGGGATCTGAACACTGACCCTGCACACGGAGGCATCCACGTGGTGACTGGCACACAGGGAGGGACGCACgggggatgctctggagctgaCGGGGCAGGGTGCAATCCTCTGCGAGACTCACAGTGGGGTCTCAGCTGGAGCCAGGAGCGCTGGAGTGCCACGGAGCAGGAAATCTGCCTTTAGGAGCCAGGTCAGTGGCAAAGCCAAGACACAGCCACACACTGTGTGTGTCTGTTCCACCCCAACAGCAGCTCTATGAACCTGGAATGTACCAGAGACTCAACCGCTGGGAATCCTGGAGCAGTTTTAGCATGGTCAGGGGGGTGGGAACAGGAAACTGTCCCTTTTCCAGGATGGTGGACacaggagaggggcaggatttgCACTTACGCTTTGTACAATCCCAGTTCAGCCCTTTGGCAGCCATTACTGAACTGCTTCTGGGTTACCTCCACCCTCTCCTCCTACCACAAGGGCCTGCCTTGGTTCCCTGATAGAGAGCAGAGATCAAGCTCCCTGTAGGGCAGAGGAAACACCACGACGCTGCTCAGGTGCCATGAGCCAGGTCTTTTGGAGCACAGCTACTCCAGCAAGGCCAGCACTAACAGCAGACCCCACTGGGTCTCATTGGGTACCTGCTGGCAGAGGGACCGTGCCTCCAAACTGGAAAGCAGATGGTTTAACTGTGCTCAGGACTGGGTCTGAGGGCACCAAGGGCAGCTCTGGCCCCACAGCCCTGCGTGTGTTCTGAGCAGGGCTCACTGCACGGTCCCAGGGGccccaggaagcagcagcacaggagcaggaTTAGTTTGCTGCCACCTCCTGCTAACAGAGGCTCAGAGCCTCAGGGTTTAAAGGGAGGCGGATCCACAAAAGGCAGATTcggcttcagctgcagagccGGGGCTGGGAGCAGTGTGGAAAACACAGAACAGCACCGGAATACGTGTTGCTGGAAGGAATTTTCACTAACTTGTGCACTCTCCTGCTAATACTCACTTTAGGAATGGAAAACTGGGTGTAGATAAAACTCTTTTCCTTAAGCTGATAAACGGGTAGCGACCTAAATCCGGTGGGGAAGAGGCTCAATTCCAGCTGTGCTCAACGCGGGTGCTCAGAGCCACATCCCAGGGAAGACTCCAGAGGCTTCCACTGCAGTCTGTGTCCAAAGGATGACAAGACTCCACTTGGTCCTTGTCTGAACCCTCCGTGTATTCTACCAGACACTCATTAACATGACAGCAATGGAACCTATCACGAATAAATAGACCTGTCCTCTTCTACAAGTTCTCCTGCGTGGCTCGACACCAAGAAGTGCTGAAGGTTCCTCTTGGCATGGTTTGTGTCAGAGATGACCACTGGTGGGAAGACGTAGCACAGCTGGGGCTGCCAGTGCTGGAAGTGAGAGCCGAGGAGAACCGGAGCTGAGGAGGATCACTGGTACTGCCTGTAGTCGCCAAAGGGGGAGGGCGAGGGAGCGGGCGGCAGCTGGGAGGGATCGTCTGAGAACTGGGGGCCTGTGACAAGGCAAGAGGGGAAAAGGCAAAGAGTT of Lathamus discolor isolate bLatDis1 chromosome 19, bLatDis1.hap1, whole genome shotgun sequence contains these proteins:
- the ADIPOR1 gene encoding adiponectin receptor protein 1 yields the protein MASRKASAAGPGTALGAAGRDRAHLELAELGPLLEEKGEQGAAGPAAAEDPPCPAAREEEEEVVRVLTLPLQAHHAMEKMEEFVYKVWEGRWRVIPYDVLPDWLKDNDYLLHGHRPPMPSFRACFKSIFRIHTETGNIWTHLLGFVLFLCLGILTMLRPNMYFMAPLQEKVVFGMFFLGAVLCLSFSWLFHTVYCHSEKVSRTFSKLDYSGIALLIMGSFVPWLYYSFYCSPQPRLIYLSIVCVLGISAIIVAQWDRFATPKHRQTRAGVFLGLGLSGVVPTMHFTIAEGFVKATTVGQMGWFFLMAVMYITGAGLYAARIPERFFPGKFDIWFQSHQIFHVLVVAAAFVHFYGVSNLQEFRYGLEGGCTDDSLL
- the LOC136023806 gene encoding tetraspanin-18-like isoform X1 encodes the protein MAPPRRGLLPWAGSFQPSRCRLEAPQGTNAAVKPPPRCPHGRPELRQVPDAHLQRAGVCESPPSTPAVMGTRRSSQHPRSPWGAWGWSLHPITAAHPQAGGTSLVALGLWVAVDPSGFQHIVAANGVLSAGAFLLLAVGTALALLGFLGCWGALRRSRALLLGFFVLVSLVFVTQLVGAVLFLLHWKQMQPELLLSELRRSYRGDEGTEVFSTAWNTLMVTFSCCGVLGPEDFGNGSCFQELHPGVPWPRVCCTRDGLLQAGELLGWEQCRDRSPGYIHEQGCFSAFGRTLQQFVSLPGICSLVVLGIEIFAMFFAFCLYYNFD
- the LOC136023806 gene encoding tetraspanin-18-like isoform X2 produces the protein MAPPRRGLLPWAGSFQPSRCRLEAPQGTNAAVKPPPRCPHGRPELRQVPDAHLQRAGVCESPPSTPAVMGTRRSSQHPRSPWGAWGWSLHPITAAHPQAGGTSLVALGLWVAVDPSGFQHIVAANGVLSAGAFLLLAVGTALALLGFLGCWGALRRSRALLLGFFVLVSLVFVTQLVGAVLFLLHWKQLRRSYRGDEGTEVFSTAWNTLMVTFSCCGVLGPEDFGNGSCFQELHPGVPWPRVCCTRDGLLQAGELLGWEQCRDRSPGYIHEQGCFSAFGRTLQQFVSLPGICSLVVLGIEIFAMFFAFCLYYNFD